One Papaver somniferum cultivar HN1 chromosome 10, ASM357369v1, whole genome shotgun sequence genomic window carries:
- the LOC113315573 gene encoding protein IMPAIRED IN BABA-INDUCED STERILITY 1-like, translated as MESWTKNRKGIGSVDKSRIKQEIGAVNLRRPVGFGEQVAAGWPSSLSVVAREAIYGWIPLRAESFEKLEKIGQGTYNSVFQARELATGRMLALKKVRFDNFEPESVRFMSREIMILRKLEGLITSRLSTSVYLVFEYTEHDIVGLSSCPDIKFSESQVKCYMHQLLSGLEHCHSRGIMHKDIKGSNLLVSDDGVLKIADFGLANFVSVGHIQPLTSRVVTLWYRPLELLLGSTSYGQFVDLWSVGCLFC; from the exons ATGGAGAGTTGG acgaagaacaggaagggAATTGGGTCTGTCGATAAGAGCAGAATCAAACAAGAAATTGGTGCTGTTAATCTCAGAAGACCTGTTGGGTTTGGTGAACAAGTTGCTGCTGGTTGGCCTTCTTCGCTTAGTGTTGTTGCTCGTGAAGCTATTTATGGTTGGATTCCTCTTCGTGCTGAAAGTTTCGAGAAATTGGAAAAG ATTGGACAAGGTACATACAACAGTGTTTTCCAAGCACGAGAGCTTGCAACTGGGAGGATGCTTGCCTTAAAGAAAGTTCGGTTCGATAACTTTGAGCCAGAAAGTGTGAGATTTATGTCGCGGGAAATAATGATTCTCCGCAAACTGGAGGGACTAATTACTTCTAGACTGTCAactagtgtatatcttgttttcgAGTACACGGAACATGATATTGTTGGTTTATCATCTTGTCCTGACATCAAGTTCAGTGAATCACAG GTTAAATGCTATATGCATCAACTACTATCTGGCCTTGAACACTGTCATTCAAGAGGTATAATGCACAAAGATATCAAGGGATCCAACCTTCTTGTTAGTGATGATGGAGTTCTGAAGATAGCTGATTTTGGCCTGGCAAATTTTGTTAGTGTCGGGCACATTCAACCATTAACTAGTCGAGTTGTTACTTTATGGTATCGGCCTCTTGAACTTTTGCTTGGATCCACCAGTTATGGGCAATTTGTTGATCTATGGAGTGTTGGTTGTTTATTCTGTTGA